The region TCGAGAACCGTCCGCCGAGCAGGGAATTGCCGCCGATGACGACGGCAAGGATCGCGTCTAGCTCCAGCCAGAGCCCGGCATTGTTGGCATCGGCGCCCTTGATGTCGGCGGCGACGATCACGCCGGCGATGGCGGCGCAGAAGCCGGAGATCAGGTAGACCGAAATGATCAGCACGCGGCTGTTGATGCCGGCAAGGCGCGAGGAGCTTTCATTGATGCCGATCGCCTCGATCAGCATGCCGAGTGCCGTCCTGCGGACCACGGCGGCAACGAGCAGCCCGAGCGCCAACCAGATCAGGATCGGCGTCGGGACGCCGGCGACGGTTCCCGCGCCCAGATGGATGAGCCCCGGGTTCACGAAGGTCAGGATGGTGCCTTCGGTCACGAGCTGGGCGATGCCGCGCCCGGCGACCATCAGGACCAGCGTGGCGACGATCGGCTGGATGCGCAGCACGGCGACGAGGACGCCGTTCCAGAAACCGCACAGGGCGCCGGTGGCCAGCGCGCCGATGAGGGCGACCTGCCAGGCGTGGCCGTCTGCGACGAGCGAGGCCGCGACGGCCCCGGCGATCGCCATGACCGCGCCGACCGAAAGGTCGATGCCCTTCGTCGCGATGACCAGGGTCATGCCGATGCACAACAAGGCCGTCGGCGCTCCGCGGTTGAGCACGTCGATCACGTTGCCGAACAGGCGGCCGTTCTGGAATTCGATGCTGAAGAAGCCGGGAAAGACCAGGAAGTTGAGAAACAGGACGGCGGCCAGGATGATGAGCTGCGGCGCAATGCGCTTGAGCGTTGAATGGACCATGTTCGACATCATACTGCCTCCGCCAACGGTTCGTCGGCGATCGCCGTGATGATGTTGGACGTGGTGATTTCGTCCCCCTTGAGCTCGGTGACGTGGCGCCGGTCGCGCAGGACGATCACGCGGGTGGAATAGGCGACCAGTTCCTCAAGTTCGGATGAGGCGACGAGAAGCGCCATGCCGTCTTCGCGAAGTCTCTCGATCAGCGCGATGATTTCCGCATGGGCGCCGACGTCGATGCCACGGGTCGGCTCGTCCAGGATCAGAAAGGACGGATTGGTCGCCAGCCAGCGCGCCAGGAGGGCCTTTTGCTGGTTGCCGCCCGACAGGAGACGGATCGGCATGTCGAGGCTGGCAAGGCGGATGTCGAGCGCCTTGACGTAAGCCTCGGCCAGTTCGTTGACCTTGGCCTTGGGCAGCGGCCGGTGCCAGCCCTGCCGGGCCTGCAGGGCCAGGATGATGTTCTCCCGCACGGAAAGATCGCCGACGATGCCGTCGCTCTTGCGGTCTTCCGGACACAGGGCAATGCGGTGGGCTACGGCTTCGCGCGGGTTCCGCAGGCCGATCTTGCGGCCCTCGAACAGGGCTTCGCCCTGGTCGGCCTGGACCGCGCCGAAGATGAGGTTGGCGGTTTCGGTTCTGCCCGAGCCGAGCAGTCCGGCCAGCCCAACGACTTCGCCTTTTCTGACCGTCAGGTTGAAGGGATCGATAACGCCGCGCTTGGCGAAATTGCGAAGCTCGATCAGCGTGTCGCCGGCCTCGGAAGGCGCGCGGTCCTGGATCCGGTGCTCCAGCTGCCGGCCGAGCATCAGGGTGATGACCTCGGTCTGGGTGGTCTCGGCAAGCCGCCGCGTCGCGATCAGCCGACCGTTGCGCAGGATGGTGGCGCGGTCGGAAATCTCGAAGACCTGATCGAGGAAATGCGTGATGAAGACGATTGCCAGGCCGCGCGCCTTGAGCTTCTCGATCACCGAGAACAGCAGCTCCACTTCGTCGCGGTCGAGGCTTGCGGTCGGCTCGTCGAGGATCAGCACCTTGCCGGAGAGTTCGACGGCACGGGCGATCGCTACGACCTGCTGGACGGCAACGGAATAGCCGGAAAGCAGTTCGGCCGGATTGACGTCGAGGCCGAATTCGGCGAGCAGGTCCTTGGCCATGGAAT is a window of Roseibium salinum DNA encoding:
- a CDS encoding ABC transporter permease, which translates into the protein MSNMVHSTLKRIAPQLIILAAVLFLNFLVFPGFFSIEFQNGRLFGNVIDVLNRGAPTALLCIGMTLVIATKGIDLSVGAVMAIAGAVAASLVADGHAWQVALIGALATGALCGFWNGVLVAVLRIQPIVATLVLMVAGRGIAQLVTEGTILTFVNPGLIHLGAGTVAGVPTPILIWLALGLLVAAVVRRTALGMLIEAIGINESSSRLAGINSRVLIISVYLISGFCAAIAGVIVAADIKGADANNAGLWLELDAILAVVIGGNSLLGGRFSIIASLIGALIIQSVNSVILLSGMPPEFNLVIKALLIIAILVIQSPTVKHAIYILRASAQPLPPEPVQEAKEGTQ
- a CDS encoding sugar ABC transporter ATP-binding protein; amino-acid sequence: MASATGPVLECKGISKFFPGAIALDAVDLALYPGEVHALLGENGAGKSTLIKCLTGAYRRDSGKILLEGEEVSPQSTQDSQKLGIGTVYQEVNLLPNLSIAENLFLGRQPMRHGFISQRRMNSMAKDLLAEFGLDVNPAELLSGYSVAVQQVVAIARAVELSGKVLILDEPTASLDRDEVELLFSVIEKLKARGLAIVFITHFLDQVFEISDRATILRNGRLIATRRLAETTQTEVITLMLGRQLEHRIQDRAPSEAGDTLIELRNFAKRGVIDPFNLTVRKGEVVGLAGLLGSGRTETANLIFGAVQADQGEALFEGRKIGLRNPREAVAHRIALCPEDRKSDGIVGDLSVRENIILALQARQGWHRPLPKAKVNELAEAYVKALDIRLASLDMPIRLLSGGNQQKALLARWLATNPSFLILDEPTRGIDVGAHAEIIALIERLREDGMALLVASSELEELVAYSTRVIVLRDRRHVTELKGDEITTSNIITAIADEPLAEAV